The following proteins are encoded in a genomic region of Burkholderia diffusa:
- a CDS encoding methyl-accepting chemotaxis protein, with protein MIRNFSIRVRLALAMGFLGVLLVIGGIIGVIGVAISNDDVKTLYSDRLASSEALGQANVALSRTRLWLYRIALDPDSPDVPQETATSRELLAASKKAWDTYRALRLSGPEEARRAADANTKFNALVESGLAPMFSAIAARDPAKIPDVWRHIPPSLFIDVSDAMDALGRIQVTASRVTFEAAQARFHWFVGIAIVGILVALGAAVFTWWSLQRAIGAPLAHALDHFSAIAGGDLTTRIDVDSTDEMGQLMTGLRAMQGKLLQTIRVVREGSHAIETAAHEITAGNMDLSQRTEEQAASLEETAASMEQLTSTVRQNAENAKQANQVVHDAAVLTEQGNQAAQEVVSTMRGLSEASGKIAEIISVIEGIAFQTNILSLNAAVEAARAGEQGRGFAVVAGEVRSLAQRSATASREIKELITDSLKRVETGARQVDRATGTMSEILTSVQRVHVLMGEIAAASDEQSRGIEQVNQAVTQMDQVTQQNAALVQQASAAALSLREQAGQLEATVSVFRIGASQAVA; from the coding sequence ATGATCAGGAATTTCAGCATTCGCGTCCGGCTGGCGCTGGCGATGGGTTTTCTCGGCGTACTGCTCGTCATCGGCGGCATCATCGGTGTGATTGGCGTGGCGATCAGCAACGACGACGTGAAGACGCTTTATTCCGACCGGCTTGCATCGTCGGAAGCGCTGGGGCAGGCGAATGTCGCGCTGTCGAGAACGCGTCTGTGGCTGTATCGCATCGCACTCGATCCGGACAGCCCCGACGTGCCGCAGGAAACCGCGACATCCCGCGAACTCCTTGCCGCGTCGAAAAAGGCATGGGACACGTACCGCGCGCTGCGGCTCTCCGGCCCCGAAGAAGCGCGCCGCGCGGCCGATGCAAACACGAAGTTCAACGCGCTCGTCGAAAGCGGCCTTGCACCAATGTTCAGCGCCATTGCCGCGCGCGATCCCGCGAAAATCCCCGACGTCTGGCGGCACATACCGCCGTCGCTGTTCATCGACGTCTCCGACGCGATGGACGCGCTTGGCCGAATCCAGGTCACGGCGTCGCGTGTGACGTTCGAGGCCGCGCAGGCTCGTTTCCACTGGTTCGTCGGGATCGCGATCGTGGGCATTCTGGTCGCGCTCGGCGCAGCCGTTTTCACGTGGTGGTCGCTTCAGCGCGCAATCGGCGCACCGCTTGCGCACGCACTCGATCATTTCAGCGCGATTGCCGGCGGCGACCTGACCACGCGGATCGACGTCGATTCGACCGACGAGATGGGGCAACTGATGACCGGCCTGCGGGCGATGCAAGGCAAGCTGCTGCAGACGATTCGCGTGGTGCGGGAAGGCTCGCACGCCATCGAGACGGCCGCGCACGAGATTACGGCCGGCAACATGGACCTGTCGCAACGCACCGAGGAGCAGGCCGCGTCGCTGGAGGAAACGGCCGCGTCGATGGAGCAGTTGACGTCGACGGTGCGTCAGAATGCCGAGAACGCGAAACAGGCGAATCAGGTGGTGCACGACGCGGCGGTGCTGACCGAACAGGGCAATCAGGCGGCGCAGGAGGTTGTCAGCACGATGCGCGGCCTGTCGGAAGCGTCGGGCAAGATCGCCGAAATCATCTCCGTCATAGAAGGCATCGCATTCCAGACCAACATCCTGTCGCTGAATGCGGCGGTCGAAGCGGCGCGGGCCGGCGAGCAGGGACGCGGTTTCGCGGTCGTCGCAGGCGAAGTGCGATCACTCGCCCAACGCAGCGCCACGGCGTCCCGGGAGATCAAGGAGTTGATCACGGATTCGCTGAAACGCGTCGAAACCGGGGCGCGGCAGGTCGATCGCGCGACCGGGACGATGTCGGAAATCCTGACGTCGGTGCAACGCGTGCACGTGCTGATGGGCGAGATTGCCGCCGCGTCCGACGAGCAGTCCAGGGGCATCGAACAGGTGAATCAGGCGGTGACGCAAATGGATCAGGTGACGCAGCAAAACGCGGCGCTGGTTCAGCAGGCGTCGGCGGCCGCGCTGTCGCTGCGGGAGCAGGCGGGCCAGCTGGAGGCCACTGTCTCGGTCTTTCGGATCGGTGCCTCGCAGGCCGTTGCGTAA
- a CDS encoding aldehyde dehydrogenase family protein, with product MTTLSHALHWIGGEWIDSPVHRDSFDPATGAVIGRYADGGETEARAGAAAALHAFDRTSWKHDAALRAKVLDEFALAFERHTDALIDQLSLENGKIKPEARFEVEMVPSKLRYYAALARAERAHGGTPRPDVVSLVLREPMGVAGIIVPWNSPVVLMVRSLAPALAAGATAVVKMPGQTAQTNALVAKVLSEAPSLPRGVVNVFSESGADGAKYLVASSDVPVISFTGSTATGRAIAAAGAQRLKRIGLELGGKTPHVVFDDADLDAALPVFEKSLTVFAGQFCMTGSRLLVQRNVAQAVRARLAARLDAVRVGPAANPRSDMGPLIDQANVARVDRAVEHAIAAGAKVLVRGGPVTDGELAKGAFYRPTLLEVDDPKLDIAQKETFGPVMTLQVFDTEAEAIELANDSEYGLAAAVWTRDVQRSVRVARALQAGTVWINDWAKVYDEFEEGGYRQSGLGRLNGAAALDDFIEYKHITLSTGVSR from the coding sequence ATGACCACGCTTTCTCATGCATTGCACTGGATCGGCGGCGAATGGATCGATTCGCCTGTTCATCGCGATTCATTCGACCCGGCCACGGGCGCCGTGATCGGCCGTTATGCCGACGGCGGCGAAACCGAAGCGCGCGCGGGCGCCGCTGCCGCGTTGCATGCGTTCGATCGCACCAGTTGGAAGCACGACGCAGCCCTGCGCGCGAAAGTGCTCGACGAGTTCGCGCTTGCATTCGAACGGCACACCGACGCGCTGATCGATCAACTCTCGCTCGAAAACGGCAAGATCAAGCCGGAAGCGCGGTTCGAGGTGGAGATGGTGCCGTCGAAACTGCGCTATTACGCGGCCCTCGCGCGTGCCGAGCGCGCGCACGGCGGCACGCCGCGGCCGGACGTCGTATCGCTCGTGCTGCGCGAACCGATGGGCGTCGCCGGCATCATCGTGCCGTGGAACTCGCCGGTCGTGTTGATGGTGCGTTCGCTCGCGCCCGCACTCGCGGCCGGCGCGACCGCCGTGGTCAAGATGCCGGGGCAGACCGCGCAAACCAACGCGCTCGTTGCGAAGGTGTTGTCCGAAGCGCCTTCGTTGCCGCGCGGGGTCGTCAACGTGTTCAGCGAATCCGGCGCGGACGGGGCGAAATACCTCGTCGCGTCGTCCGACGTGCCCGTCATCAGCTTCACCGGCTCAACCGCGACCGGCCGCGCGATCGCGGCCGCCGGCGCGCAGCGCCTGAAGCGCATCGGCCTCGAACTCGGCGGCAAGACGCCGCATGTCGTGTTCGACGATGCCGATCTGGACGCCGCACTGCCCGTCTTCGAAAAATCGCTGACGGTGTTCGCCGGCCAGTTCTGCATGACGGGCTCGCGCCTGCTCGTGCAGCGCAACGTTGCGCAAGCGGTGCGCGCGCGGCTAGCGGCACGCCTCGACGCGGTGCGCGTCGGCCCCGCGGCCAACCCGCGCAGCGACATGGGGCCGCTCATCGACCAGGCCAATGTCGCGCGCGTCGATCGCGCCGTCGAACACGCGATCGCGGCTGGCGCAAAAGTGCTGGTGCGCGGCGGCCCCGTCACCGACGGCGAACTGGCGAAAGGCGCGTTCTACCGCCCGACGCTGCTCGAGGTCGACGATCCGAAACTCGATATCGCACAGAAGGAAACGTTCGGCCCGGTGATGACGTTGCAGGTATTCGACACGGAAGCCGAAGCGATCGAGCTGGCCAACGACAGCGAATACGGCCTCGCCGCCGCGGTATGGACACGCGACGTTCAACGCTCGGTGCGGGTGGCGCGCGCGTTGCAGGCCGGCACCGTCTGGATCAACGACTGGGCGAAGGTCTACGACGAATTCGAGGAAGGCGGCTACCGCCAGTCGGGCCTCGGTCGCCTTAACGGCGCCGCGGCACTCGACGATTTCATCGAGTACAAGCACATCACGCTGAGCACGGGGGTGTCTCGATAA
- a CDS encoding GMC family oxidoreductase, with amino-acid sequence MNDDFPQHPARRTMLAQTLAHSAALAVGSLLGGEALAAPAAADAPPGPAPDASRRRHAGDGKRTVDVLIVGGGSAGAVMATRLSEKASRNVLLLEAGHNYAAWDYPHVISSSDIVGGDAAHEWGYRTRPGYIDHPIGALRGKVLGGSSAINGAVAIRARPQDLKNWNLPGWSYDDMLPSFRRLESRDSGNAALHGHAGPLPVRQLTREDITPMQRAFVDATVANGYRVIDDFDGPDVNGVGPYSMNIVNGVRVNTGIAYLTNDVRARKNLRIQGGTLVDRVLFDNGRAIGVKLANGDEIHANEVILSAGAYGSAAILLRSGIGPGADLHALSIPEVANLPVGQRLKDHPFYYNAYAARPDKIGDQSPVIGAFLWTHSASAQNGDLDLHVTATHLFPHDQSPTKVGFVLAVALTRPLSVGSLKLASRDPGDAPVIDLNFLGEEQDRTRLLDGIKLARRIGRTAPLSDLIHSELNPGPGAATDEQILASVRSTVDTYHHPTSTAPMGASGDPHAVVDLDGRVHGVHGLRVVDASIFPDAISVATNITTIATAEHIARRYA; translated from the coding sequence ATGAACGACGATTTCCCGCAACATCCGGCGCGCCGCACGATGCTCGCGCAGACCCTCGCGCACTCGGCGGCACTCGCCGTCGGTTCGCTGCTCGGCGGCGAGGCGCTCGCTGCGCCGGCTGCCGCCGATGCGCCGCCCGGCCCGGCGCCCGACGCATCGCGCCGCCGGCATGCCGGAGACGGCAAGCGCACGGTCGACGTGCTGATCGTCGGCGGCGGCTCCGCCGGCGCCGTGATGGCGACCCGCCTCAGCGAAAAAGCCAGCCGCAACGTGCTGCTGCTCGAAGCCGGCCACAACTACGCCGCGTGGGACTATCCGCACGTGATCTCAAGCAGCGACATCGTCGGCGGCGACGCCGCTCACGAATGGGGCTATCGGACGCGGCCGGGCTATATCGATCATCCGATCGGCGCATTGCGCGGCAAGGTGCTGGGCGGCAGCTCCGCGATCAACGGCGCGGTGGCGATCCGCGCCCGCCCGCAGGACCTGAAGAACTGGAACCTGCCCGGCTGGTCGTATGACGACATGCTGCCGTCGTTCCGGCGCCTCGAAAGCCGGGACAGCGGCAACGCCGCGCTGCACGGCCACGCGGGCCCGCTGCCGGTGCGCCAGTTGACCCGCGAGGACATCACGCCGATGCAGCGCGCGTTCGTCGACGCGACGGTCGCGAACGGGTATCGCGTCATCGACGATTTCGACGGTCCGGACGTGAACGGCGTCGGCCCGTATTCGATGAATATCGTCAACGGCGTCCGCGTCAACACGGGCATCGCGTATCTGACCAACGACGTTCGCGCGCGAAAGAACCTGCGGATCCAGGGCGGCACCCTGGTCGATCGCGTGCTGTTCGACAACGGCCGCGCGATCGGCGTCAAGCTCGCGAACGGCGACGAAATCCACGCGAACGAAGTGATTCTGAGCGCGGGCGCGTACGGCAGCGCCGCGATTCTGCTGCGATCCGGCATCGGGCCGGGTGCGGATCTGCATGCGCTGTCGATTCCCGAAGTCGCGAATCTGCCGGTCGGACAACGCCTGAAGGATCACCCGTTCTACTACAACGCGTACGCGGCGCGCCCCGACAAGATCGGCGATCAATCGCCCGTGATCGGCGCGTTCCTCTGGACGCACAGCGCGTCCGCGCAAAACGGCGACCTCGACCTGCACGTCACTGCAACGCATCTGTTCCCGCACGACCAGAGCCCGACCAAAGTCGGCTTCGTGCTGGCGGTCGCGCTGACGCGGCCGCTGTCGGTCGGCAGCCTGAAGCTCGCGAGCCGCGACCCGGGCGACGCGCCGGTCATCGATCTGAACTTCCTCGGCGAGGAGCAGGATCGCACGCGCCTGCTCGACGGCATCAAGCTCGCGCGACGTATCGGCCGCACCGCGCCGCTGTCGGATCTCATCCATTCCGAACTGAATCCCGGCCCGGGCGCGGCGACCGACGAGCAGATCCTCGCGTCCGTCAGGTCGACCGTCGACACCTATCACCATCCCACGTCGACGGCGCCGATGGGTGCGTCGGGCGATCCGCATGCGGTAGTCGATCTCGACGGACGCGTGCACGGCGTGCACGGCTTGCGCGTGGTCGACGCATCGATCTTCCCGGATGCGATTTCCGTCGCCACCAACATCACCACCATCGCGACGGCCGAGCATATCGCCCGCCGCTACGCCTGA
- a CDS encoding LysR family transcriptional regulator — protein sequence MSTFVAVVESGSFSEAARRLGTAKSIVSQRVQQLEKRLGCTLLKRGRPLQLTEAGRSFFGQSRLLLQEVERIEEEAQEAGASLHGTLRLAVPTTFMTRQLAPLLARFAAKYPALCVDVEAEDRLSNLQDGHFDMAIRVGQLADSNLIARTLTANHHLICASPAYLARRGVPAHPRDLLQHDGLIYLNREPHGVWSLPLDGAHHAFRIRIRMRTDSGHQLLAGATAGLGLAILPTFLAADALLAGDLVPVLSGYTPPGGQISALYRKTIRTSPRIQALIQFLGDEIGQPASWDAALIERGILPRARRA from the coding sequence ATGAGCACTTTCGTGGCGGTCGTCGAGTCGGGCAGCTTTTCCGAAGCCGCGCGCCGCCTCGGCACAGCCAAGTCGATCGTCAGTCAACGCGTCCAGCAGCTCGAGAAGCGGCTCGGCTGCACGTTGCTCAAGCGCGGGCGCCCGCTGCAATTGACCGAGGCCGGCCGCAGCTTCTTCGGGCAATCTCGGCTGCTTCTTCAAGAAGTCGAACGAATCGAGGAAGAAGCGCAGGAAGCCGGCGCCAGCCTGCACGGCACGTTGAGGCTGGCGGTGCCGACCACGTTCATGACCCGTCAGCTTGCACCGCTATTGGCGCGCTTCGCGGCCAAATATCCGGCACTGTGCGTGGACGTCGAGGCGGAAGACCGGTTGTCCAATCTGCAGGACGGTCATTTCGACATGGCGATACGGGTCGGCCAACTGGCCGACTCGAACCTCATTGCGCGCACACTCACCGCGAATCATCACCTGATCTGCGCGAGTCCTGCCTATCTCGCACGGCGCGGCGTGCCTGCGCATCCGCGCGATCTGCTGCAGCACGACGGGCTGATCTATCTGAACCGCGAGCCGCACGGGGTATGGAGCCTGCCGCTCGACGGCGCTCACCACGCATTCCGGATTCGCATCCGGATGCGAACCGATTCGGGGCATCAATTGCTCGCCGGCGCGACGGCCGGCCTCGGCCTCGCCATCCTCCCGACATTCCTTGCCGCCGACGCGCTCCTCGCCGGCGATCTCGTGCCGGTGCTATCCGGCTACACGCCGCCGGGCGGACAGATCTCCGCGCTGTATCGAAAGACGATCCGCACGTCGCCCAGGATCCAGGCGCTGATCCAGTTTCTCGGTGACGAAATCGGCCAACCGGCGAGCTGGGATGCCGCCCTCATCGAGCGCGGCATCCTGCCCCGCGCCCGGCGCGCATGA
- a CDS encoding alpha/beta hydrolase: MLAIDVPAGQPSRNIPMRIYWPTEVRADERLPIVLFAHGGGFVSGDLDTHDVLVRAIVGRARALVIAVDYRLAPEFPFPAGLEDVYAVLQWTADHADEMGGDATRIVLCGDSAGATLSATTAMLARDRGGPRPVAQWLMYPSVTNKLDTASWAELGNAYFPTREVMRNVLASYVPPDISPYAPLLSPMLGDHAGLPPALIQVGQLDPLRDENVAYANSLKAAGVEASVVVYEGQAHGFIQFFKDKVNHSRGEVALDDGIRFLTERTTSR; encoded by the coding sequence GTGCTCGCGATCGATGTGCCAGCCGGTCAACCGTCCCGAAACATCCCGATGCGCATCTATTGGCCGACCGAGGTGCGTGCGGACGAGCGGCTTCCGATCGTGCTGTTCGCGCACGGCGGCGGCTTCGTATCCGGCGATCTGGATACGCACGATGTGCTCGTGCGCGCAATCGTCGGCCGCGCTCGCGCGCTCGTGATCGCCGTCGACTATCGGCTCGCGCCGGAATTTCCGTTCCCGGCCGGCCTCGAGGACGTCTATGCCGTGCTGCAATGGACGGCCGACCACGCCGACGAAATGGGCGGCGACGCCACGCGGATCGTGCTTTGCGGAGACAGCGCGGGCGCGACGCTTTCAGCGACGACTGCCATGCTTGCCCGCGATCGCGGCGGCCCTCGCCCGGTTGCGCAATGGCTCATGTACCCGTCCGTGACCAACAAGCTGGACACAGCCTCGTGGGCCGAGCTGGGCAACGCTTACTTTCCCACGAGGGAAGTGATGCGCAACGTGCTTGCGAGCTATGTGCCGCCGGACATAAGCCCGTACGCGCCGCTGCTTTCTCCGATGCTGGGCGATCATGCCGGCCTGCCGCCGGCGCTGATCCAGGTCGGCCAGCTCGATCCGTTGCGCGACGAGAACGTCGCCTACGCAAACAGCCTGAAAGCGGCAGGCGTGGAAGCGTCCGTCGTCGTCTACGAAGGACAGGCGCACGGCTTCATCCAGTTCTTCAAAGACAAAGTGAATCATTCGCGGGGCGAAGTCGCGCTGGACGATGGCATCCGGTTTCTCACGGAACGGACGACCTCGCGGTAA